A single region of the Malaclemys terrapin pileata isolate rMalTer1 chromosome 4, rMalTer1.hap1, whole genome shotgun sequence genome encodes:
- the GPR152 gene encoding probable G-protein coupled receptor 152 — MEPFNTSHSNQTQSFIPASWRPAILIATVGIGLPANTFIIWLTGWRLKRRGLSVFILSLATSDFLFLSTTVMQIIETLLNETWVLGTPMCRLRYVLSDLSYHCSLFLLAALSVDRCLLVLLPLWYRCHRPLWLSSYICLGAWLVAALLSIKGFVFANVVLYPDGVLVCSNNRGEFEGPLRLLEVLLEGLFPFVVMVTTHAATLSRTFQRHTRPPSQFYRIVAATLSAYVLLNLPFQIVQLLFLASLEQEFNYRIFPFMVYFSYLINLNSSINPLIYIFFGSNICMGCGRHTTSSLAMALTEEQGKNPGDMPSTSFST, encoded by the coding sequence ATGGAGCCATTTAACACCTCGCACTCCAACCAGACGCAATCCTTTATACCAGCATCATGGCGGCCAGCCATCCTGATCGCCACGGTGGGCATCGGGCTGCCCGCCAATACCTTCATCATCTGGCTGACAGGATGGCGGCTGAAGCGCCGGGGCCTGTCCGTCTTCATCCTAAGCCTGGCCACCTctgacttcctcttcctctccaccACGGTCATGCAGATCATAGAGACACTGCTGAATGAAACCTGGGTGCTGGGCACCCCCATGTGCCGCCTGCGCTACGTCCTCTCCGACTTGAGCTACCACTGCAGCCTCTTCCTGCTGGCCGCCCTAAGCGTGGACCGCtgcctgctggtgctgctgccccTCTGGTACCGCTGCCACCGCCCCCTGTGGCTCTCCAGCTACATTTGCCTGGGTGCCTGGCTGGTGGCCGCCCTGCTCAGCATCAAGGGCTTCGTCTTCGCCAACGTCGTCCTGTATCCAGACGGGGTGCTCGTCTGCTCCAACAACCGGGGTGAGTTCGAGGGCCCCCTGCGcctgctggaggtgctgctggaGGGACTCTTCCCCTTCGTCGTCATGGTGACCACCCATGCCGCCACCTTGTCACGCACCTTCCAACGCCACACCCGGCCCCCCAGCCAGTTCTACCGCATCGTGGCTGCCACCCTGTCGGCCTATGTGCTGCTCAACCTCCCCTTCCAGATCGTCCAGCTGCTCTTCCTGGCCTCCTTGGAGCAAGAGTTCAACTATCGCATCTTCCCCTTCATGGTCTACTTCAGCTACCTGATCAACCTCAACAGCAGCATCAACCCTCTCATCTACATCTTCTTCGGCTCCAACATCTGCATGGGCTGCGGCCGCCACACGACCTCCTCCCTTGCCATGGCCCTCACCGAGGAGCAAGGGAAGAACCCCGGGGACATGCCCAGCACATCCTTCTCAACCTAG